The following are from one region of the Thermoproteus uzoniensis 768-20 genome:
- a CDS encoding DUF6364 family protein, translating to MKKLTLSVREDLAERAKARSRGLGSLSRLVEDFLESIDGEGLADVLCGELGLDCAEPLTTPGEIAARRPRALGPPTAALVAEMRRERAGRL from the coding sequence GTGAAGAAGTTGACTTTGTCTGTACGGGAGGATTTGGCCGAGAGAGCCAAGGCCCGGTCGCGGGGGCTGGGATCGCTGAGCAGACTCGTCGAGGATTTCCTGGAGTCTATAGACGGCGAGGGGCTTGCGGACGTCTTGTGCGGAGAGCTGGGGCTGGACTGCGCCGAGCCCCTAACCACTCCGGGAGAAATCGCGGCGCGGAGGCCCAGAGCCCTCGGGCCTCCGACGGCCGCCCTCGTGGCTGAGATGCGGAGGGAGCGGGCCGGGCGCCTGTGA
- a CDS encoding shikimate kinase — protein MPRCARACAWGGGSIVNAIALGIGASFPLSLKVVAEVCEADGDAVSSYADIDLSPIYKALEILRARFKFGGVAVRFSGDLPTAGGLKSSSAALNSLILALNELFGLGLSRLDAARLNAEISKAVGISVTGAFDDATASALGEAWLTDNGENALLRKLDVSGAALVLIPPWGKGRGRLEEMRAVAPAVRAAVLYALRGDWKTAMAINAIAYGFALGYDPAPTIEALRMGAVGGVSGTGPSHVFVADDVDKLYSALSRYGRLIRAEIPSGPCAVT, from the coding sequence ATGCCACGTTGTGCCCGGGCCTGCGCCTGGGGCGGAGGCAGCATAGTGAACGCGATAGCCTTGGGCATCGGCGCATCGTTTCCCCTATCGCTTAAGGTCGTGGCCGAGGTCTGCGAGGCCGACGGCGACGCCGTCTCGTCGTATGCGGACATCGACCTCTCGCCGATCTACAAAGCGCTGGAGATCTTGAGGGCGCGTTTCAAGTTCGGAGGAGTAGCCGTGAGGTTCTCCGGCGATTTGCCGACTGCCGGCGGCCTTAAGTCGAGTAGCGCGGCGTTGAACTCGTTGATACTCGCCTTGAACGAGCTGTTCGGGCTGGGGCTAAGCCGTCTAGACGCCGCGCGGCTCAACGCGGAGATAAGCAAGGCGGTGGGGATAAGCGTCACCGGCGCCTTCGACGACGCGACGGCCTCGGCGCTGGGCGAGGCCTGGCTGACAGACAACGGGGAGAACGCCTTGCTCAGGAAGCTGGACGTGTCGGGCGCCGCGCTGGTCCTAATCCCGCCGTGGGGCAAGGGCAGAGGCCGGCTGGAGGAGATGAGGGCGGTGGCGCCTGCCGTGAGGGCCGCGGTGCTCTACGCGCTTAGAGGCGACTGGAAGACGGCGATGGCGATAAACGCCATAGCCTACGGCTTCGCCCTAGGCTACGACCCGGCGCCGACCATAGAGGCCTTGAGGATGGGCGCCGTCGGGGGCGTGTCGGGCACGGGCCCCTCGCACGTCTTCGTGGCCGACGACGTCGACAAGCTCTACTCGGCCTTGTCCCGCTACGGCCGGTTGATAAGGGCGGAAATACCCAGCGGGCCCTGCGCGGTCACTTGA
- a CDS encoding DUF2175 domain-containing protein: MKRWTCYVCGKDVVEGQLFTFTNKGAVHLSCLHRSMAPKLYKNGTDAALFELMAFANEGIVKVKNVEDIIEDEEVKKLVLEFRKSLEGFAARLTNKLVERVGA, from the coding sequence ATGAAGCGGTGGACCTGCTACGTATGCGGGAAGGACGTGGTTGAGGGGCAGCTCTTCACGTTCACGAACAAGGGCGCCGTGCATCTGAGCTGTCTCCACAGATCGATGGCGCCGAAGCTGTACAAGAACGGCACCGACGCCGCGCTCTTCGAGCTTATGGCCTTCGCCAACGAGGGCATCGTGAAGGTCAAGAACGTCGAGGACATAATCGAGGACGAGGAGGTCAAGAAGCTGGTCCTCGAGTTCAGGAAAAGCCTAGAGGGCTTCGCGGCCAGGCTGACCAACAAGCTGGTGGAGCGGGTCGGGGCCTAG
- a CDS encoding 50S ribosomal protein L3 — MGLKINRPRRGSMGVYPRKRASDIVPRVRTWPDPNLGKPSLLGFAAYKVGMLHAVVVEDRQTSPLFGKEVVKAATVLEAPPLRVIAARLYTLDPTNGYRKAVGEVWAPEVPKDVYRAVKTLPEKFDLEAELKRIEAVKGMAVDVRAIVATQPRLAGIGKKTPEILEIPIGGVPSVEDRLKFALDMLGKEVRISDVFSAGQLVDVLAITRGKGWQGVIKRFGVKILPRWHKHRKGHRRTGTIGPQSPALMFTQPRPGQMGFHQRTEYNKRILKIGNNPAEINPKGGWPHYGLVKSDFLVLSGSVPGVQKRLVVLRHPVRPPPKAPTSAPQLVWLSVQI, encoded by the coding sequence ATGGGCCTTAAGATCAATAGGCCGCGCCGCGGCTCGATGGGCGTATACCCGCGCAAGAGGGCGAGCGACATAGTCCCCAGAGTGAGGACTTGGCCAGACCCCAACCTGGGCAAGCCCTCGCTCCTGGGCTTCGCCGCTTATAAGGTGGGGATGCTACACGCCGTCGTTGTGGAGGATAGGCAGACGAGCCCCTTGTTCGGCAAGGAGGTCGTGAAGGCCGCGACAGTCTTGGAGGCCCCGCCTCTGCGAGTAATCGCGGCGAGGCTCTACACCCTGGACCCGACCAACGGCTATAGGAAGGCGGTGGGCGAGGTGTGGGCGCCGGAGGTGCCCAAGGACGTCTACAGAGCCGTCAAGACGTTGCCGGAGAAGTTCGACCTAGAGGCAGAGCTGAAGAGAATCGAGGCGGTCAAGGGCATGGCGGTGGACGTGAGGGCCATAGTGGCGACCCAGCCGAGGCTGGCGGGCATAGGGAAGAAGACCCCGGAGATCTTGGAGATACCTATCGGCGGCGTGCCGTCCGTCGAGGATAGGCTGAAGTTCGCGCTCGACATGCTGGGAAAGGAGGTGAGGATCTCCGACGTGTTCTCGGCCGGCCAGCTCGTCGACGTGTTGGCGATAACTAGGGGCAAGGGCTGGCAAGGCGTCATAAAGAGGTTCGGCGTGAAGATACTGCCTAGGTGGCACAAACACAGGAAGGGCCACAGAAGGACCGGCACCATAGGCCCCCAGAGCCCGGCCCTTATGTTCACCCAACCGAGGCCAGGCCAGATGGGCTTCCACCAGCGCACCGAGTACAACAAGAGAATATTGAAGATAGGCAACAACCCCGCCGAGATAAACCCCAAGGGAGGCTGGCCGCACTATGGGCTTGTCAAGAGCGATTTCCTGGTGCTCTCCGGCAGCGTGCCCGGCGTCCAGAAACGGCTGGTGGTGTTGCGGCACCCGGTAAGGCCGCCGCCCAAGGCGCCGACGTCCGCCCCGCAACTGGTCTGGCTGTCGGTCCAAATTTAG
- a CDS encoding exosome complex RNA-binding protein Csl4 yields MPVERRLVLPGEEVATPEEFAVDGRAYLDGVFRAAALGVAVYDRKSHTAVVKPVKVDGYPRQGDILYCVVTSKGVRALSARCVAKEGGEGPEELKYPVTAFIPPQLVDGRIGVGDYIRARVVSSLGPPFLLSVKGPTFGVVRALCPKCGNVMRRRGNKLVCPVCGAADVRKIAQGFYV; encoded by the coding sequence GTGCCAGTGGAGCGGAGGCTAGTGTTGCCGGGAGAGGAGGTGGCTACTCCGGAGGAGTTCGCGGTAGACGGACGCGCCTACCTCGACGGCGTGTTCCGCGCAGCCGCTCTGGGGGTGGCCGTCTACGATAGGAAGAGCCATACTGCAGTCGTGAAGCCGGTAAAAGTCGACGGGTATCCAAGGCAAGGCGACATACTGTACTGCGTTGTGACCTCGAAGGGGGTCAGAGCCCTAAGCGCCAGATGCGTGGCCAAGGAGGGCGGAGAAGGCCCCGAGGAGCTCAAGTACCCGGTCACCGCCTTCATACCGCCGCAACTGGTCGACGGGAGGATAGGGGTGGGCGACTACATAAGAGCCCGCGTGGTCTCCAGCCTAGGGCCGCCGTTTCTGCTATCGGTAAAGGGGCCGACCTTCGGGGTGGTCAGAGCCTTATGCCCCAAATGCGGCAACGTGATGAGGAGGCGCGGCAACAAGCTGGTCTGCCCCGTCTGCGGCGCCGCCGACGTCCGCAAAATAGCCCAGGGATTTTATGTATAG
- the malA gene encoding alpha-glucosidase MalA, with protein MQYELGRKTVRLRLDERPLVEFDLPKGSPEPQIDISGDIVKASCCGVEAVLRITVEGGATRIWKELGVGEHVLGLGERAMPIDRRRTVAVMFNFDAYAHLPFMDPLYVSIPLAIFVKGGKAFGLLVNSPAYSVFDIGLREYNAVNIEVEDRPEIYLIFGPTPMEVLETYSDITGKPFLPPKWALGYQISRFTYEPQKAVLEVVDAVLKEVPLDAVYLDLDHMDGRRIFTWDLRKFPDPHGLVSELHERGVKVVPILDPYVKAEPGYKVFEEGLRHFLTTENNELYLVKGWPGASALPDFLNKKAREWWAKLVEEYVREYDVDGLWIDMNEPTNMDGDILFTGGWAELRKAVALGLKPGPLNKGDLLRRTAAGAVHRLDDGRVVKHEKAHNAYAYFEAMATYEGMLRAGKRPFVLSRAGYAGIQRYAAVWTGDVIASWEGLKAALMAVLGLSASGVHMVGADVGGFAGYSDPELVVRWYQASAFFPFFRAHKGKEGNDVEIFALPAKYREAVAAAIKLRYKFLPYLWHLAWEAHLTGRPILRPLPLEFPEDEDAYGVNDEYMVGPYILVAPHLSPGQRRSVYLPGGVWMDYWSGVVQLGPSWIEASADLPIYVRRGSAVLGDGFLMIYGEGSWRIYHGEGERPRVLEVKASGNVVELSGDLVELDELIVLGARHSEAEVDGARRPGTSEAAGTRIEIGGTARRIVLK; from the coding sequence ATGCAGTACGAGCTCGGCCGCAAGACCGTCAGGCTAAGGCTGGACGAAAGGCCTTTGGTCGAGTTCGATCTTCCGAAGGGCTCGCCCGAGCCGCAGATCGACATATCCGGCGACATCGTCAAGGCCTCGTGTTGCGGCGTCGAGGCCGTGTTGAGGATAACGGTGGAGGGCGGCGCGACCAGGATATGGAAGGAGCTGGGCGTTGGCGAACACGTGTTGGGCCTCGGCGAGAGGGCCATGCCCATAGACAGAAGGAGGACCGTCGCCGTTATGTTCAACTTCGACGCGTACGCCCATCTGCCCTTCATGGACCCGCTGTACGTGTCCATACCGCTTGCTATATTCGTGAAGGGGGGCAAGGCCTTCGGCTTGTTAGTAAACTCGCCGGCCTACTCAGTCTTCGACATAGGGCTTAGGGAATATAACGCGGTAAATATAGAGGTCGAGGACAGGCCGGAGATATACCTAATATTCGGCCCGACGCCCATGGAGGTGCTGGAGACGTACTCCGACATAACCGGCAAGCCGTTCCTGCCGCCTAAATGGGCCTTGGGCTACCAGATATCGCGTTTCACGTACGAGCCTCAGAAGGCCGTGCTCGAGGTCGTGGACGCCGTGCTCAAGGAGGTTCCGCTGGACGCCGTCTACCTAGACCTAGACCACATGGACGGCCGGAGGATCTTCACATGGGATCTGCGGAAGTTCCCGGATCCCCACGGCCTCGTCTCGGAGCTCCACGAGAGGGGGGTCAAGGTGGTGCCCATATTGGACCCCTACGTGAAGGCCGAGCCGGGCTATAAAGTGTTCGAGGAGGGGCTCCGCCACTTCCTGACTACCGAAAACAACGAGCTCTACTTGGTCAAGGGATGGCCCGGCGCCTCGGCCCTCCCGGACTTCCTCAACAAGAAGGCCAGGGAGTGGTGGGCGAAGCTGGTGGAGGAGTACGTCAGGGAGTACGACGTTGACGGCCTCTGGATAGACATGAACGAGCCGACGAATATGGACGGCGATATTCTCTTCACTGGAGGCTGGGCGGAGCTGAGGAAGGCGGTGGCGCTGGGCTTGAAGCCGGGTCCTCTGAACAAGGGCGACTTGCTCAGAAGGACGGCGGCCGGCGCCGTGCATAGGCTCGACGACGGCAGAGTCGTGAAGCATGAGAAGGCCCACAACGCCTACGCCTACTTCGAGGCCATGGCGACCTACGAGGGGATGCTGAGGGCCGGCAAGAGGCCGTTCGTCCTCTCCCGCGCCGGCTACGCCGGCATTCAGCGCTACGCCGCGGTGTGGACCGGCGACGTGATAGCCTCCTGGGAGGGGCTCAAGGCCGCGTTGATGGCGGTGCTTGGCCTCTCGGCGTCGGGGGTCCACATGGTGGGCGCCGACGTAGGCGGATTCGCCGGCTATAGCGATCCCGAGCTCGTCGTGCGTTGGTACCAAGCGTCTGCGTTCTTCCCGTTCTTTAGAGCCCATAAAGGCAAGGAGGGCAACGACGTGGAGATCTTCGCGTTGCCCGCCAAATATAGGGAGGCCGTGGCGGCGGCGATAAAGCTGAGGTACAAGTTCTTGCCGTACCTCTGGCACTTGGCGTGGGAGGCCCACTTGACGGGGCGCCCCATATTGAGGCCTCTGCCGCTTGAGTTCCCCGAGGACGAGGACGCCTACGGCGTCAACGACGAATATATGGTGGGGCCCTACATACTCGTCGCGCCTCACCTATCGCCGGGCCAGAGGAGGAGCGTTTATCTGCCCGGTGGCGTGTGGATGGATTACTGGTCGGGCGTCGTCCAGCTGGGCCCGTCGTGGATAGAGGCGTCGGCCGACCTCCCGATATACGTGAGAAGGGGCTCGGCGGTGTTGGGCGACGGCTTCCTGATGATATACGGGGAGGGGAGCTGGCGCATATATCACGGCGAGGGCGAGAGGCCGCGCGTGCTCGAGGTCAAGGCCTCCGGCAACGTGGTCGAGCTTTCGGGCGATCTGGTCGAGCTGGACGAGCTGATAGTGTTGGGCGCCCGGCACTCTGAGGCCGAGGTCGACGGGGCGAGGAGGCCCGGGACAAGCGAGGCGGCGGGGACCAGGATAGAGATTGGGGGGACTGCGAGGAGGATAGTGCTCAAGTGA
- a CDS encoding alpha-amylase family glycosyl hydrolase, translating into MRLSENAPSPHRGVRRPVELAELGRSMGASKAPESGLQIGVECRVARWLDDDYFGVAAVVEVCADGGDRGYLVSPLSGGLIGAFPLKGRGGRACAELVLPPGVYRYKVVVDSRGTEERECQVEPPAPLVHVPAPYYVGAFGGEVEVRAYSVEPPQICGGGRCAEGEELLAVGRHKLYRAVVEGPPYEVRCCGTEIRVDSVRPFRRPRWAPLVMYEVLPDRVRRRFGCRDLRWDHCGGDLRDLADMLDYIAQLADALYIHPIYRAISYHRYDVLDHKSVDELLGGLQAYEELKRRASERGVGVVLDVVLHHVGLKSAMFRERRDLFIIRDEKAAEWALEIASIFPRPEWRRFFRGDPPYETFMAVWAMPRINYEKAEALAYAESVLSFWSDKAEGFRFDVAHGIPPEVWRKLLERYAETHYLLAEHTGDPSAFLGAHHGFTAYELYGAILDFLAFEKIDAGEFAARVKRYIGRLAPGQLRYMYTFIENHDTDRFCSRADKRRTLMAYALIYSMPGIPGLYAGGESCAEGLAADHTNRRPLDDLKPDPEMLAALRTLYRIRRRYPEIAEGPIREIRGEGGRLVLKNASIVLYLERDENFVEIKTPDGYYSF; encoded by the coding sequence ATGCGCCTCTCGGAAAACGCGCCGTCCCCACATCGAGGCGTCCGGCGCCCCGTCGAACTCGCCGAGCTGGGGAGGTCCATGGGCGCCTCTAAGGCTCCAGAGAGCGGCTTGCAGATCGGCGTGGAGTGTCGGGTTGCGCGTTGGCTCGACGACGACTATTTCGGCGTGGCGGCCGTGGTGGAGGTGTGCGCAGATGGAGGGGACAGGGGATATCTGGTATCTCCCCTATCCGGCGGGCTAATAGGCGCGTTTCCCCTCAAAGGACGCGGCGGGCGCGCATGCGCCGAGCTCGTCCTCCCGCCCGGCGTCTATAGGTACAAGGTGGTAGTGGACAGCAGAGGAACGGAGGAGCGGGAATGCCAGGTGGAGCCCCCGGCCCCTCTGGTACACGTCCCCGCCCCGTATTACGTGGGGGCCTTCGGCGGCGAGGTCGAGGTCCGGGCCTACTCCGTGGAGCCTCCCCAGATATGCGGCGGGGGCCGTTGCGCGGAGGGAGAGGAGTTGCTGGCAGTGGGCAGACACAAGCTGTATAGGGCAGTAGTCGAGGGCCCTCCGTACGAGGTCAGGTGTTGCGGGACGGAGATACGGGTAGACTCTGTGAGGCCTTTCAGGAGACCTAGATGGGCCCCTCTAGTTATGTACGAGGTCTTGCCCGACAGAGTTAGGAGGAGGTTCGGATGTAGGGATCTCAGGTGGGACCACTGCGGCGGGGATTTGAGGGATTTGGCGGATATGCTCGACTACATAGCGCAGCTGGCCGACGCCCTCTACATACACCCCATATACAGGGCGATCAGCTACCACAGATACGACGTGTTGGACCATAAATCCGTCGACGAGCTTCTAGGCGGCCTCCAAGCCTATGAGGAGCTCAAGAGGAGGGCCTCCGAAAGAGGCGTCGGCGTGGTGCTGGACGTGGTTCTACACCACGTGGGGCTGAAGTCGGCCATGTTCAGGGAGAGGCGGGACCTCTTCATAATAAGGGACGAGAAGGCCGCCGAGTGGGCCCTCGAGATAGCCTCGATTTTCCCCAGGCCCGAGTGGCGCCGCTTCTTCAGAGGAGATCCGCCGTACGAGACATTCATGGCTGTGTGGGCTATGCCGAGGATAAACTACGAGAAGGCGGAGGCCCTAGCCTACGCCGAGTCGGTCCTATCCTTCTGGTCCGATAAGGCCGAGGGCTTCAGATTCGACGTGGCCCACGGCATACCGCCCGAGGTGTGGAGGAAGTTGCTGGAGAGATACGCAGAGACGCACTACTTGCTGGCGGAGCATACGGGCGACCCCTCGGCGTTTCTGGGCGCGCACCACGGTTTCACGGCGTATGAGCTGTACGGCGCCATCTTGGACTTCTTGGCGTTTGAGAAGATCGACGCAGGCGAGTTCGCCGCGCGGGTCAAGAGGTATATAGGCAGGTTAGCGCCGGGCCAGCTGAGGTATATGTATACGTTTATTGAGAACCACGACACAGACAGGTTCTGCTCCCGCGCGGACAAGAGGAGGACCTTGATGGCATACGCGCTTATCTACTCGATGCCGGGAATACCGGGCCTGTACGCCGGCGGCGAGAGTTGCGCCGAGGGCCTAGCCGCCGACCACACTAACAGGAGGCCTCTCGACGACCTCAAGCCGGATCCCGAAATGTTAGCCGCGTTGAGGACGCTGTATAGGATAAGGAGGAGGTACCCAGAAATAGCGGAGGGGCCTATCAGGGAGATACGCGGCGAGGGGGGACGGCTGGTTCTGAAGAACGCGTCGATAGTCCTCTACCTAGAGAGAGACGAAAACTTCGTCGAGATCAAGACGCCGGATGGATACTACAGCTTCTAG
- the rpl4p gene encoding 50S ribosomal protein L4: MGVSVDQLLLQLKRADLSPYIKPLLGTPPEKVPVYGLDGSAVGEIVLPPHFFEPVRPDLIRRAFLSALSAKFQPKGVSPEAGRSHSCQSFGVGLGIARIPRYKGHLWPRGCFSPNTVGGRRAHPPKVEKKLREEINKRERRLAIRSAIAATAYLQLVKARGHVVEGLEQLPLVVANDIEQLDKTERLRRTLQALRVWPDVERAAERIRIRSGVGKMRGRRYKEPKSLLVVVSSPDAPLVRAARNLPGVDVAYVKSLSVLHLAPGGVPGRLTLWTQQSIEALRGLYL; encoded by the coding sequence ATGGGCGTGTCCGTCGACCAGCTACTGCTCCAGCTGAAGAGGGCGGACCTATCGCCCTACATCAAGCCGTTATTAGGAACGCCGCCGGAGAAGGTACCGGTGTACGGCTTGGACGGATCTGCTGTGGGCGAGATCGTGTTGCCGCCCCACTTCTTCGAGCCTGTTAGGCCGGATCTCATAAGGAGGGCGTTCCTCAGCGCCCTCTCCGCCAAGTTCCAGCCGAAGGGGGTGAGCCCCGAGGCTGGCAGGAGCCACAGCTGTCAGTCCTTCGGCGTGGGGCTCGGCATAGCCAGAATACCTAGGTACAAGGGGCATCTATGGCCTAGAGGTTGCTTCTCGCCAAATACGGTGGGCGGGAGGAGGGCGCATCCTCCGAAGGTCGAGAAGAAGTTGCGCGAGGAGATAAACAAGAGGGAGAGGAGGCTCGCCATAAGGTCGGCCATCGCCGCCACGGCGTATCTTCAGCTGGTCAAGGCGCGGGGACACGTCGTGGAGGGCTTAGAACAGCTACCTCTGGTGGTCGCCAACGATATAGAGCAGCTCGACAAGACGGAGAGGTTGAGGAGGACGCTCCAAGCTCTGCGCGTGTGGCCCGACGTGGAGAGGGCCGCCGAGAGGATCAGGATCAGGTCGGGGGTCGGCAAGATGCGCGGCAGGAGGTACAAGGAGCCCAAGAGCCTCCTCGTCGTCGTCTCTTCGCCCGACGCGCCTCTGGTTAGGGCCGCCAGGAATCTGCCCGGCGTCGACGTCGCCTACGTCAAGTCGTTGAGCGTCTTGCACTTGGCGCCCGGCGGAGTTCCGGGCAGGCTGACGTTGTGGACGCAACAATCCATAGAAGCTCTACGGGGCTTATACCTATGA
- a CDS encoding 50S ribosomal protein L23 encodes MSSPIRRFVLTEKALMLAERENKITLIVDRSATKKTIKDEVERLYGVKVSYVNTMITPRGEKKAVVKLAPEHNAFDLLSRLGLL; translated from the coding sequence ATGAGCTCGCCGATAAGGAGATTCGTGCTGACGGAGAAGGCCCTCATGTTGGCTGAGCGGGAAAACAAGATAACTCTAATAGTGGATAGATCGGCCACCAAGAAGACCATAAAGGACGAGGTAGAGAGGCTCTACGGAGTCAAGGTGAGCTACGTGAACACCATGATAACGCCGAGGGGGGAGAAGAAGGCCGTGGTCAAGCTGGCGCCCGAACACAACGCCTTCGATCTGCTTTCTCGGCTGGGCCTACTCTAG
- a CDS encoding DUF2067 family protein has product MYRSVSVKFSNGEELQQFLEILPKYVGVEYYAIVRGTNVYIQLNGSPDEIKRALASIKTAVGLVRARLKPVKSYPLEVIYKESEIVSPVPPDVLVDYLAVKGFKARLRGLELQTDASMEQVRQAVSELSAAYKSLEGLPVSPHAKRIAAVYIAAVKSRPEEALERLAAAGILSRGSVFGLALDLQTAKRRARALIGKS; this is encoded by the coding sequence ATGTATAGGTCCGTATCGGTCAAGTTCTCTAACGGCGAGGAACTCCAACAGTTTTTGGAGATCCTTCCCAAGTACGTGGGGGTGGAGTACTACGCGATAGTGAGGGGCACCAACGTCTACATACAGCTCAACGGCTCGCCGGACGAGATCAAGAGGGCCTTGGCCTCCATAAAGACGGCCGTCGGCCTCGTGAGGGCTAGGCTCAAGCCAGTGAAGTCCTACCCGCTGGAGGTTATCTACAAGGAGTCCGAAATAGTCTCGCCGGTGCCTCCCGACGTGCTGGTAGACTATCTCGCCGTGAAGGGGTTCAAGGCCAGGCTGAGGGGGCTCGAGCTGCAGACAGACGCCTCGATGGAGCAGGTCAGGCAGGCCGTGTCGGAGCTCTCCGCCGCCTATAAATCGCTGGAGGGCCTCCCAGTGAGCCCCCACGCCAAGCGCATAGCGGCGGTGTATATAGCCGCCGTCAAGTCGAGGCCCGAGGAGGCCTTGGAGAGGCTCGCGGCCGCCGGAATTCTGAGCCGGGGCTCCGTGTTCGGCCTGGCGCTGGATCTCCAGACGGCCAAGAGAAGGGCCAGGGCCTTGATAGGAAAAAGCTAA
- a CDS encoding METTL5 family protein, translated as MVGKRELASLLDSLPGFKRPKLRLEQYITPGELAATIAWTMYMRGELAEGWIADLGCGTGRLAYAVAALGGRSVCIDIDADALQIARGLGLDVALCDAEMPCVRRPVKVVMNPPFGVWMPHGDVRFLRGAASVAEIIYSIHKAAAVEYVFRAARSLGLEPQLLEIAAMGIPPMYRHHRKRRHRVEVAVLRLESTSRGPRDR; from the coding sequence GTGGTCGGCAAGAGGGAGCTGGCGAGCCTTCTGGACTCCCTGCCGGGCTTCAAGAGGCCGAAGCTCCGCCTGGAGCAGTACATAACGCCGGGGGAGCTGGCGGCCACAATCGCCTGGACTATGTACATGCGCGGCGAGCTCGCCGAGGGGTGGATCGCCGATCTCGGATGCGGCACGGGGAGGCTCGCCTACGCCGTGGCCGCGCTGGGGGGCAGATCCGTCTGCATAGACATAGACGCGGACGCGTTGCAAATCGCGAGGGGGCTGGGGCTTGACGTCGCGTTGTGCGACGCCGAGATGCCGTGCGTGAGGAGGCCGGTTAAGGTGGTCATGAATCCTCCCTTCGGCGTCTGGATGCCTCACGGCGACGTGAGGTTTTTACGAGGCGCCGCGTCGGTCGCCGAGATTATATACAGCATACATAAGGCCGCCGCCGTCGAGTACGTATTCCGCGCCGCCAGGTCTCTAGGCCTCGAGCCGCAACTTCTCGAAATAGCGGCGATGGGGATACCGCCCATGTACAGGCACCACAGGAAGAGGAGGCACAGAGTGGAGGTGGCTGTGCTCAGGCTAGAATCGACTTCTCGAGGGCCTCGAGATCGCTGA
- a CDS encoding DNA-directed RNA polymerase subunit L: MSIEVVKVDEHYLELKTKGETYTLFSPLVEYLSEDPDVEYVTFDVGHPLLEDVTFRIKTRSGSPLDALRRAVQAIVSDLEALEKSILA, from the coding sequence ATGTCCATAGAGGTAGTCAAGGTCGACGAACACTACCTAGAGCTCAAGACGAAGGGCGAGACCTACACCCTCTTCTCGCCTCTGGTCGAGTACCTCTCGGAGGACCCCGACGTGGAGTACGTCACGTTCGACGTGGGGCATCCGTTGTTAGAGGACGTGACGTTCAGGATTAAGACGAGGAGCGGGAGCCCGCTCGACGCGCTCAGGCGCGCCGTCCAGGCCATAGTCAGCGATCTCGAGGCCCTCGAGAAGTCGATTCTAGCCTGA
- a CDS encoding type II toxin-antitoxin system VapC family toxin: MIYLDTSALVKRYVEEPGSAEVDKLFESAYRGSAVLSTSIYNIGEAASALDKKARRGELTRNAEVAVSLMLRELKTLTRLGNFALVPLGGVVLRRSITLALRHHLYFADALQIASCLYVKCGAFYTADAELARAAEREGLKTVEI; this comes from the coding sequence GTGATATACCTAGACACAAGCGCGTTGGTGAAGCGCTACGTCGAGGAGCCGGGGAGCGCCGAGGTGGACAAGCTCTTCGAGTCGGCGTACAGAGGCTCGGCCGTGCTGTCCACATCCATCTACAACATAGGCGAGGCGGCGTCGGCGCTAGACAAAAAGGCCAGGCGCGGCGAGTTGACGCGCAACGCAGAAGTCGCCGTGTCGTTAATGCTTAGAGAACTCAAGACGCTTACGCGGCTGGGCAACTTCGCGCTTGTCCCTCTCGGCGGCGTGGTGTTGCGCAGATCAATAACGCTGGCGCTGAGGCACCACCTCTACTTCGCCGACGCCCTCCAGATAGCCAGTTGCCTATACGTCAAATGCGGCGCCTTCTACACCGCCGACGCGGAGCTGGCCAGAGCCGCCGAGAGGGAGGGGCTAAAGACGGTAGAAATTTAA